A genomic region of Scomber japonicus isolate fScoJap1 chromosome 5, fScoJap1.pri, whole genome shotgun sequence contains the following coding sequences:
- the LOC128359013 gene encoding NLR family CARD domain-containing protein 3-like yields the protein MDLDPQTQTESSLKEVLDEHQSLCSRCERVTQGTDEAGSEILLNSIYTQVYTTEVQSEEVNIQHEARQLETASKMKTLHDAPIKFHNIFKALPHQQKHIRVVLMNGISGIGKTFSVQKFTLDWAQRSKNQNISLLILLSFRALNLVKDKKYSLLMLICVFYPTLRKLTADKLAVCKVLFIFDGLDESRLSLDFNNSEVVSDVTQKTSVSVLLTNLIKGKLLPSALIWITSRPAAANQIPRSCVDRLTEVRGFTDSQKEEYFRRRFSDEEQSSAIISHIKTSRSLHIMCHIPVFCWITATVLDHMLTTDQRGELPKTLTDMYSHFLLVQTKRKKNKKKNKYDEGHETNPQELTEADGEVLLKLGRLAFEQLEKGNIMFYQEDLEQCGLDVTEASVLSGVCTQIPKRESAIFQKTVYSFVHLTVQEFLGAVYMYHCYTNRNTEVLKVFLGKDNSYSSLDDFLKGAMEKSLRSENDHLDLFVRFLHGLSLESNQSLLGGLLGRTENSPETIQRVINNLNEMNSDNVSPDRSINIFHCLMEMNDHSVHQEIQEFLKSENRSKKRLSVIHCSALAYMLQMSKEVLDDLDLYKYNTSEQGKRRLIPAVRNCRKARLVNCGLSETHCEVVASALKTNPSHLTDLNLSHNKLQGSAVKRLSAGLESPNCRLETLLLINCSLSETICASLASALKSNPSHLRELDLGDNNLQDSGVKHLSAGVESPNCRLETLRLINCSLSEISCVSLASALKCNPSHLRELNLGNNKLKDSGVKDLSAGLESPNCRLENLGLFGCSLSGISCASLASVLKCNPSHLRELDLRDNHLKDSDVKQLCDLKESTACKLETLRWWS from the exons ATggacctggaccctcagacacaaa cagaaagtagTCTGaaggaggttttagatgaacatcagagtCTGTGCAGCAGATGTGAAcgtgtgactcaaggaactgatgaagcaggaagtgaaatccTCCTCAACAGCATCTACACTCAGGTCTACACCACAGAGgtacagagtgaagaggttaatatcCAACATGAGgcgaggcagcttgaaacagcttccaagatgaagaccctccatgatgCTCCAATCAAGTTTCacaacatctttaaagccttacctcaccaacagaaacacatcagagtcgTTCTGATGAACGGCATCTCTGGaattggaaaaaccttctcagtgcagaagttcactctggactgggcacagcgctccaaaaaccaaaatatcagtctgctgattctgctTTCATTCAGGGCGCTGAACTTGGTCAAAGATAAgaagtacagtctgctcatgctgatctgtgttttctatccaacattacggaagctcacagcagataagctcgctgtctgtaaagttttgttcatctttgacggcctggatgaaagcagactttcactggatttcaacaacagtgaggttgtgtctgatgtcacacagaagacatcagtcagcgtgctgttgacaaacctcatcaaggggaagctgcttccctcggctctcatctggataacttcccgacctgcagcagccaatcagatccctcgttcatgtgtggacagactaacagaagtacgaggatTCACTGActcccagaaggaggagtacttcaggagaagattcagtgatgaagagcagtccagcgcaatcatctcacacatcaagacatccaggagccttcacatcatgtgtcacatcccagtcttctgctggatcactgctacagttctggaccacatgttgactacagaccagagaggagagctgcccaagaccctgactgacatgtactcacacttcctgctggttcagacaaagaggaagaagaacaa gaagaagaacaagtatgatgagggacatgagacaaatccacaggagctgacggaggctgacgGGGAAGtacttctgaagctggggaggctggcgtttgaacaactggagaaaggaaacatcatgttctaccaagaagacctggagcagtgtggtcttgatgtcacagaggcctcagtgttatcaggagtttgtacacagatcCCTAAAAGAGAGAGTGCGATCTTCCAGAAAACAGtttacagctttgttcatctgactgttcaggagtttctgggtgcagtctacatgtaccactgttacaccaacAGGAACACAGAGGTACTGAAGGTCTTCCTGGGAAAAGACAACAGTTACtcatctctggatgacttcctgaagggagccatggagaaatctctcagaagtgaaaatgaccacctggacctgtttgtgcgcttccttcatggcctctctctggagtccaatcagagtctcttaggaggcctgctagGTCGGACAGaaaacagtccagaaaccatccagagagtcatcaacaacctgaatgAGATGAACAGTGACAAtgtctctcctgacagaagcatcaacatcttccactgtctgatggagatgaacgaccactcagtacatcaggagatccaagagttcctgaagtcagagaacagatcaaagAAGAGACTCTCTgtgatccactgctcagctctggcctacatgctgcagatgtcaaaggaggttctggatgactTGGACCTGTacaagtacaacacatcagagcAGGGGAaacggagactgatcccagctgtgaggaactgcagaaaggctcg ACTTGTtaactgtggactctcagagactcactgtgaagttgtggcctcagctctgaagaccaacccctcccatctcacAGACCTGAACCTGAGTCACAACAAACTGCAGGGTTCagcagtgaagcgtctgtctgctggactggagagtccaaactgtagactggagactctgct attgattaactgcagtttgtcagagaccatctgtgcttctctggcctcagctctgaagtctaACCCCTCTCATctcagagagctggatctgggtgacaacaacctgcaggattcaggagtgaagcatctgtctgctggagtggagagtccaaactgtagactggagactctgag attgattaactgcagtttgtcagagatcagctgtgtttctctggcctcagctctgaagtgcaacccctcccatctcagagaGCTGAATCTTGGTAACAACAAgctgaaggattcaggagtgaaggatctgtctgctggactggagagtccaaactgtagactggagaatCTAGG attgtttggctgcagtttgtcagggatcagctgtgcttctctggcctcagttctgaagtgcaacccctcccatctcagagagctggatctgagagaTAACcacctgaaggattcagacgtgaagcagctgtgtgatcttaAGGAGAGTACAGCCtgcaaactggagactctgag ATGGTGGTCATGA